The Streptomonospora litoralis genome window below encodes:
- a CDS encoding aldose 1-epimerase family protein, with amino-acid sequence MGDAIELTAGDYEAVVSRQGASMCRLAYGGEELIWTCPPDVQPAAFEGRLLAPWPNRVGDGSYVFKGVEHQLEITEPERGTALHGLAHARPWLPVEIASDRAELSCLLDGAPGYPFRLELTAVYELDAASGLTVTLGARNAGDSAAPYGAGAHPYLAVAGPLDDAVLRLPAGSRQPADERLLPAGPPEPVAGTEHDFRTPRPIGPTAFDTAFTDLERDSDGLAWTVLSFGRAAVAVWADASFGWLQVFSAEGLPEGMHRRGLAVEPMTCPPDAFSSGTDLIVLEPGEETRSRFGIARTEPQAGSS; translated from the coding sequence GTGGGCGACGCGATCGAGTTGACGGCAGGGGACTACGAGGCGGTCGTGAGCCGTCAGGGCGCCTCCATGTGCCGCCTGGCCTACGGCGGCGAGGAGCTGATCTGGACCTGCCCGCCCGACGTCCAGCCCGCCGCCTTCGAAGGCCGGCTGCTGGCGCCCTGGCCCAACCGGGTCGGTGACGGCAGCTACGTCTTCAAAGGCGTCGAGCACCAGCTGGAGATCACCGAGCCGGAGCGCGGCACCGCGCTGCACGGGCTGGCCCACGCGCGCCCGTGGCTGCCGGTGGAGATCGCATCGGACCGGGCCGAGCTGAGCTGCCTCCTCGACGGCGCGCCGGGGTACCCGTTCCGCCTGGAGCTGACCGCGGTCTACGAGCTCGACGCCGCCTCGGGGCTCACGGTCACCCTGGGGGCACGCAACGCCGGCGACTCGGCCGCGCCCTACGGGGCCGGCGCCCACCCCTACCTCGCCGTCGCTGGGCCGCTGGACGACGCGGTGCTGCGGCTGCCCGCCGGCAGCCGGCAGCCCGCCGACGAGCGGCTGCTCCCGGCGGGACCGCCCGAGCCGGTCGCGGGCACCGAGCACGACTTCCGCACTCCGCGCCCGATCGGTCCGACGGCGTTCGACACCGCGTTCACCGACCTGGAGCGCGATTCCGACGGCTTGGCGTGGACGGTGCTGTCCTTCGGACGCGCAGCGGTGGCGGTGTGGGCCGACGCCTCGTTCGGCTGGCTGCAGGTGTTCAGCGCGGAGGGCCTGCCCGAGGGGATGCACCGGCGCGGGCTGGCGGTCGAGCCGATGACGTGCCCGCCGGACGCGTTCTCCTCGGGCACCGATCTGATAGTGCTGGAGCCGGGCGAGGAGACGCGCTCGCGGTTCGGCATCGCCCGCACCGAGCCGCAGGCCGGCTCGTCGTAA
- a CDS encoding protein kinase domain-containing protein: MPESWDPDSPTRNVEPAGTTTRLDADRARTRWVTRVLRPRTGASPGAGDSGRTRAHTRPHTRALTRAGLTPRTAEGAAERPAPPWWRRLLAPLFAWFPRLLTRVVVGPAGEIDYAVPADLRRSYTVLERIGSGGEAVVYLAEPLEAGRRHERSASGERAGRRIALKVYRPGHDINRELLDRLRARGEGDPHTPAIDGYGWARSSWDEEVAWEAQEYFADGSLRSVMERSPVDDATARAVVAAVADCLRHWQEDLQHNHTDVKPENLLVRSSDPPVFALTDFGGAVRATMSRVYGGLAITEAYAAPEVVEGRREAPAAWWSLGVMVHELLTGRRPERGESWLTARSTEIDVSAITDESWRLLARGLLTPAPSARWGHAEVREWLAGGRPTIARPRRHAPISFADTSHDDPPSLAFDLLDRWDRGEVWLRTHWPTLRTWLDREVNDYTFDRAYLTDLDARPERVHLAISALAARFVPGMPPRFRGLEVGAEGVLALARGGASRHAALREALELGALDLAARHWCGHPGCRAEGVGRCAPLEHVQHDVPLIMRQVEATVRGLAEGPAAAAGAADLPRHAWDGAWALAVELVLDPDAAGRERGRLRAQSWHPRHRSPAPHVDWWRRQRDTGLSRRSGALAANSALVAASLLQPVAARIGAAQREHDKQEGRARRRDRRAAFSDAVADRWQRVRGRIGGSGTAQPADPSGAPWGTTPYGGYGTHYGRPLTEVEQRKARRREEKERARVNRSMRQIERAQGAGRGRRFAYPAAVLGLLDGLGRLLRAGGFYPDRPGPFADAYTAVVEFTASPIVSAVAAAAGAVVGLLPGDVEDQWWLPALLGVLLVLLGRKAASRSPARSRLVSYRIAVAGSLLMLLVLCSTGLLMVGAGVLIPLYNVFG; this comes from the coding sequence ATGCCCGAGTCCTGGGATCCCGACTCACCCACCCGGAATGTCGAGCCGGCCGGAACGACCACCCGGCTCGACGCCGATCGCGCCCGCACCCGGTGGGTCACCCGCGTCCTGCGACCGCGCACCGGGGCGAGCCCGGGTGCCGGCGACAGCGGTCGAACGCGGGCCCACACCCGGCCCCATACCCGGGCGCTGACGCGCGCCGGGCTGACCCCCCGCACCGCCGAGGGCGCGGCCGAGCGCCCCGCGCCGCCGTGGTGGCGCCGACTGCTCGCCCCCCTGTTCGCCTGGTTCCCGCGTCTGCTCACGCGGGTGGTGGTGGGCCCGGCCGGCGAGATCGACTATGCGGTGCCCGCGGACCTGCGCCGCAGCTACACGGTGCTGGAGCGCATCGGATCGGGGGGTGAGGCCGTCGTCTACCTCGCCGAGCCCCTCGAAGCCGGGCGCCGCCACGAGCGGAGTGCGTCCGGCGAGCGGGCCGGGCGCCGGATCGCGCTGAAGGTCTACCGCCCCGGCCACGACATCAACCGCGAACTGCTCGACCGGCTGCGCGCCCGCGGGGAGGGCGACCCGCACACTCCCGCCATCGACGGCTACGGCTGGGCCCGCAGCTCGTGGGACGAGGAGGTGGCCTGGGAGGCCCAGGAGTACTTCGCCGACGGCTCGCTGCGGTCGGTGATGGAGCGGTCCCCCGTCGACGACGCCACGGCGCGGGCCGTGGTCGCCGCGGTCGCCGACTGCCTGCGCCACTGGCAGGAGGATCTGCAGCACAACCACACCGACGTCAAGCCGGAGAACCTGCTGGTCCGCTCCAGCGACCCTCCGGTGTTCGCGCTGACCGACTTCGGCGGCGCCGTGCGGGCCACCATGAGCCGGGTCTACGGCGGGCTGGCGATCACCGAGGCCTACGCCGCGCCCGAGGTCGTGGAGGGCCGGCGCGAGGCCCCCGCGGCGTGGTGGTCGCTGGGCGTCATGGTGCACGAACTGCTCACCGGGCGGCGCCCCGAGCGCGGTGAGAGCTGGCTGACGGCGCGCAGCACCGAGATCGACGTCTCGGCCATCACCGACGAGTCCTGGCGGCTGCTGGCGCGCGGCCTGCTCACCCCCGCTCCCTCGGCGCGCTGGGGCCACGCCGAGGTACGCGAATGGCTGGCCGGGGGGCGGCCGACCATCGCCCGGCCGCGCCGGCACGCCCCCATCAGCTTCGCCGACACCTCCCACGACGACCCGCCCAGCCTCGCGTTCGACCTGCTGGACCGTTGGGACCGCGGCGAGGTGTGGCTGCGTACGCACTGGCCGACGCTGCGCACCTGGCTGGACCGGGAGGTCAACGACTACACGTTCGACCGGGCCTACCTCACCGACCTCGACGCCCGTCCCGAGCGGGTGCACCTGGCCATCAGCGCGCTGGCGGCCCGGTTCGTGCCGGGCATGCCGCCGCGCTTCCGCGGGCTGGAGGTCGGCGCCGAGGGTGTGCTGGCGCTGGCCCGGGGCGGGGCCAGCCGGCATGCGGCACTGCGGGAGGCGCTGGAGCTGGGTGCTCTGGATCTGGCGGCGCGCCACTGGTGCGGCCACCCCGGATGCCGCGCGGAGGGGGTCGGCCGCTGCGCGCCGCTGGAGCACGTGCAGCACGATGTTCCGCTGATCATGCGCCAGGTCGAGGCGACGGTGCGGGGGCTGGCGGAGGGCCCGGCCGCGGCCGCCGGCGCCGCGGACCTGCCTCGCCACGCGTGGGACGGCGCCTGGGCGCTGGCCGTCGAACTCGTACTGGACCCCGACGCGGCCGGACGCGAGCGGGGCCGGCTGCGCGCGCAGTCGTGGCATCCGCGCCACCGCAGCCCGGCTCCGCACGTCGACTGGTGGCGCCGACAGCGCGACACGGGGCTGAGCCGCCGTTCTGGCGCGCTCGCCGCCAACTCGGCCCTGGTCGCCGCCTCGCTGCTGCAGCCGGTGGCCGCGCGCATCGGCGCCGCCCAGCGCGAGCACGACAAGCAGGAGGGGCGCGCGCGGCGGCGCGACCGCCGGGCGGCCTTCTCCGACGCCGTGGCGGACCGCTGGCAGCGGGTGCGCGGCCGCATCGGGGGATCGGGCACGGCGCAGCCCGCGGACCCCTCGGGCGCGCCCTGGGGAACCACCCCCTACGGCGGGTACGGCACGCACTACGGGCGGCCGCTGACCGAGGTCGAGCAGCGCAAGGCGCGCCGCAGGGAGGAGAAGGAGCGCGCGCGCGTCAATCGCAGCATGCGCCAGATCGAACGGGCGCAGGGTGCCGGGCGCGGTCGCCGGTTCGCCTACCCCGCGGCCGTTCTCGGCCTGCTCGACGGGCTCGGCCGGCTGCTGCGCGCGGGCGGGTTCTACCCGGACCGGCCCGGTCCCTTCGCCGACGCCTACACGGCGGTGGTCGAATTCACCGCGAGTCCGATCGTCTCGGCGGTCGCGGCCGCGGCCGGCGCCGTGGTGGGCCTGCTGCCCGGGGACGTGGAGGACCAGTGGTGGCTGCCCGCCCTGCTCGGGGTGCTCCTGGTGCTACTGGGCCGCAAGGCGGCGAGCCGGTCGCCCGCTCGCTCCCGGCTGGTGTCCTACCGGATCGCCGTCGCGGGCTCGCTGCTGATGCTGCTCGTCCTGTGCTCCACCGGCCTTTTGATGGTGGGCGCGGGCGTGCTGATCCCGCTGTACAACGTCTTCGGCTGA
- a CDS encoding DUF2470 domain-containing protein: MTVPSTPFTAEVVSAITAHMNGDHPQETLAICRALGGVPEATAARMTGVDAAGGDYLATVDGAEAAVRIPWSQELTERGQVRREVVRMYRDACELLGIAPAGDEEPGGH; the protein is encoded by the coding sequence ATGACCGTGCCCTCCACACCGTTCACGGCCGAGGTCGTCTCGGCGATCACCGCCCACATGAACGGCGACCATCCGCAGGAGACCCTGGCCATCTGCCGCGCACTGGGCGGGGTTCCCGAGGCCACCGCCGCGCGGATGACCGGCGTCGACGCCGCGGGCGGCGACTACCTGGCGACCGTCGACGGCGCCGAGGCGGCGGTGCGCATCCCCTGGTCGCAGGAACTCACCGAACGCGGCCAGGTCCGCCGCGAGGTGGTGCGGATGTACCGCGACGCCTGCGAACTGCTGGGCATCGCACCCGCGGGAGACGAGGAACCGGGCGGCCACTGA
- a CDS encoding YceI family protein, giving the protein MSDQQLEPGTWRIDTVHSILGFSVRHMMVSRVRGRFERFDAVLTVPEDPLRSHVRATIEADSLNTDNEQRDNHVRSADFFDTATHPQWTFESTGIRTSGEDFLLDGELTVRGTTRPIELRLEFNGVTRDPYGMTRAGFHAETEISRSAFGVDIEMPMDGGGVVVADRIRIDIDAEFTREEG; this is encoded by the coding sequence ATGTCCGATCAGCAGCTGGAACCGGGCACCTGGCGGATCGACACCGTGCACTCGATTCTCGGGTTCTCGGTACGCCACATGATGGTCAGCCGGGTACGCGGCCGGTTCGAGCGGTTCGACGCCGTGCTGACCGTGCCCGAGGACCCGCTGCGGTCGCACGTGCGCGCCACCATCGAGGCCGACTCGCTGAACACCGACAACGAGCAGCGCGACAACCACGTGCGCTCCGCGGACTTCTTCGACACGGCCACCCATCCGCAGTGGACGTTCGAGTCCACCGGCATCCGCACCTCGGGCGAGGACTTCCTGCTCGACGGGGAGCTGACCGTGCGGGGCACCACGCGCCCGATCGAGCTCCGGCTGGAGTTCAACGGTGTGACACGCGATCCCTACGGCATGACCCGTGCCGGGTTCCACGCGGAGACCGAGATCAGCCGCAGCGCGTTCGGCGTCGACATCGAGATGCCGATGGACGGCGGCGGCGTGGTCGTGGCCGACCGCATCAGGATCGACATCGACGCGGAGTTCACCCGCGAGGAGGGGTGA
- a CDS encoding SseB family protein — MNRPTITGAQRFRDDDGSADPAVAARLDAYSRGEAGDRQVLDALGESRLLVPVLAVPGEGEDNEGENTAGRTREKAADVALPLMVGQDGRRGVPAFTSVGSARAWREDARPVPVTAVDACRAAMDEGADAVVVDVAGPVTYSIRGRFLTTLAEHGTVPAPKEDPQVLALIYRVTHTEFGIGRVRVHESERADIGIRLELDRRDDESLRRVADRLSTELAPMLPGGVELSAVVRAERRG, encoded by the coding sequence GTGAACCGCCCTACCATCACCGGAGCGCAGCGCTTCCGCGACGACGACGGCTCGGCCGACCCCGCCGTCGCCGCCCGGCTCGACGCGTATTCGCGCGGTGAGGCCGGCGACCGCCAGGTGCTCGACGCACTGGGGGAGTCGCGTCTGCTGGTGCCGGTGCTCGCCGTGCCGGGCGAGGGCGAGGACAACGAGGGCGAGAACACTGCGGGGCGCACGCGCGAGAAGGCCGCCGACGTCGCTCTGCCGCTGATGGTCGGCCAGGACGGCCGCCGCGGCGTGCCCGCCTTCACCTCGGTCGGCTCCGCCCGGGCCTGGCGCGAGGACGCCCGCCCGGTCCCGGTCACCGCCGTCGACGCCTGCCGCGCCGCCATGGACGAGGGCGCCGACGCCGTGGTCGTCGACGTCGCCGGGCCCGTCACCTACTCCATCCGGGGGCGGTTCCTCACCACCCTGGCCGAGCACGGCACGGTGCCCGCACCCAAGGAGGATCCGCAGGTCCTCGCGCTGATCTACCGGGTCACCCACACCGAGTTCGGCATCGGCCGCGTGCGCGTGCACGAGTCCGAGCGGGCCGACATCGGCATCCGCCTGGAGCTCGACCGGCGCGACGACGAGTCGCTGCGGCGCGTCGCCGACCGGCTCTCCACCGAACTCGCCCCCATGCTGCCGGGCGGGGTCGAGCTGAGCGCGGTCGTACGCGCCGAGCGCCGTGGCTGA
- a CDS encoding A24 family peptidase, producing MLGIADAALALLLAAAGAPVGAAAGRLVPLFARHDPGPDDDAPPPPPACPACGAPIPFVGWLPAVRLRGFARNGRCPACARSVPPSAPLAAATGVLFGAVGLSAGVSGAAADPVWTAALLFFAAVGALLAAVDVRVHRLPDAIVGPAYPIAVPLVCGAAVLESAAGTPAPALSAADLGAAAYPLGGLAGLAAFYWLLWFIHPAGMGWGDVKIAGLVGLYLGAAGFAAAVAGTLAAFLASAVYGVVLLALRRATRRTQIPFGPFMIGGALAVLLAGPHAGLPGLAG from the coding sequence ATGCTCGGAATCGCCGACGCCGCGCTGGCGCTGCTGCTGGCGGCCGCGGGCGCACCGGTCGGCGCGGCCGCGGGCCGCCTGGTCCCCCTGTTCGCCCGGCACGACCCCGGTCCCGACGACGACGCTCCGCCGCCCCCGCCCGCCTGCCCCGCCTGCGGAGCGCCGATCCCGTTCGTCGGCTGGCTGCCCGCGGTACGCCTGCGCGGATTCGCCCGCAACGGGCGCTGCCCTGCCTGCGCCCGCTCCGTGCCGCCCTCAGCACCGCTCGCGGCCGCCACCGGCGTGCTCTTCGGCGCCGTCGGCCTGTCCGCGGGGGTGTCCGGGGCGGCGGCCGATCCCGTGTGGACGGCGGCGCTGCTGTTCTTCGCCGCGGTCGGCGCGCTGCTGGCCGCCGTCGACGTCCGAGTGCACCGGCTGCCCGACGCCATCGTCGGCCCGGCCTACCCGATCGCGGTCCCGCTGGTGTGCGGCGCCGCCGTGCTGGAGAGCGCCGCTGGCACCCCGGCCCCCGCGCTCTCCGCCGCCGACCTGGGCGCCGCCGCCTACCCGCTGGGCGGCCTGGCCGGCCTGGCCGCCTTCTACTGGCTGCTGTGGTTCATCCACCCGGCCGGGATGGGCTGGGGAGACGTGAAGATCGCCGGACTGGTCGGGCTGTACCTCGGGGCCGCCGGATTCGCCGCCGCGGTGGCGGGCACCCTGGCCGCGTTCCTGGCATCCGCGGTCTACGGCGTGGTGCTCCTGGCGCTGCGCCGCGCCACCCGACGCACCCAGATCCCCTTCGGCCCGTTCATGATCGGCGGCGCACTGGCCGTGCTGCTCGCCGGGCCGCACGCGGGCCTGCCGGGCCTGGCAGGCTGA
- the aroC gene encoding chorismate synthase yields MLRWLTAGESHGPALVAILEGLPAGVAVTSDDIAAALVRRRAGYGRGARMKFEQDEVTVVGGIRHGLTQGGPVAVEVANSEWPKWERVMSPDPVPAEELEGVARNAPLTRPRPGHADLVGMQKYGHDEARPVLERASARETAARVALGEVARAFCRQALGVEILSHVVSMGGISAPETELPEPGDLERIDADPLRCFDAETSARMVAEVDDTKKAGDTLGGVVEVLAYGLPPGLGSHVHWDRRLDSRLAGALMGIQAIKGVELGDGFRTAARRGSEAHDEIEPDPGAAGVRRRSNRSGGVEGGMTTGAPLRVRAAMKPIATVPRALDTVDVATGEAAQAHHQRSDVTAVPAAGVVAESMTALVLAEAAVEKFGGDSLAETARNARAYLDTLETR; encoded by the coding sequence ATGTTGCGCTGGCTTACCGCAGGGGAGTCCCACGGCCCCGCACTCGTCGCGATACTGGAGGGCCTCCCGGCCGGCGTCGCCGTCACCTCGGACGACATCGCCGCCGCACTGGTCCGCCGTCGCGCCGGGTACGGCCGGGGCGCCCGGATGAAGTTCGAGCAGGACGAGGTGACCGTCGTCGGCGGCATCCGGCACGGCCTGACCCAGGGCGGTCCCGTGGCCGTGGAGGTCGCCAACTCCGAGTGGCCCAAGTGGGAGCGGGTGATGTCGCCCGACCCGGTGCCCGCGGAAGAGCTGGAGGGTGTGGCGCGCAACGCCCCGCTGACCCGGCCGCGCCCGGGCCACGCCGACCTCGTCGGCATGCAGAAGTACGGCCACGACGAGGCCCGGCCGGTGCTGGAGCGCGCCAGCGCCCGCGAGACCGCCGCCCGCGTGGCCCTCGGCGAGGTCGCCCGCGCCTTCTGCCGCCAGGCACTGGGCGTGGAGATCCTCAGCCACGTCGTGTCGATGGGCGGTATCAGCGCCCCCGAGACCGAGCTGCCCGAGCCCGGCGACCTGGAGCGCATCGACGCCGACCCGCTGCGCTGCTTCGACGCCGAGACCAGCGCGCGCATGGTCGCCGAGGTCGACGACACCAAGAAGGCCGGCGACACCCTGGGCGGGGTCGTTGAGGTGCTCGCCTACGGCCTGCCGCCGGGGCTGGGCAGCCACGTCCACTGGGACCGCCGCCTGGATTCGCGGCTGGCCGGCGCGCTCATGGGCATCCAGGCCATCAAGGGCGTCGAGCTCGGCGACGGGTTCCGCACGGCCGCCCGCCGCGGCTCGGAGGCCCACGACGAGATCGAACCCGATCCCGGCGCGGCGGGTGTGCGCCGCCGCAGCAACCGCTCCGGCGGCGTGGAGGGCGGCATGACCACCGGCGCGCCGCTGCGCGTGCGCGCCGCCATGAAGCCCATCGCCACGGTCCCCCGCGCACTCGACACCGTCGACGTCGCCACCGGCGAGGCGGCCCAGGCCCACCACCAGCGCAGCGACGTCACCGCGGTCCCCGCCGCGGGCGTGGTCGCCGAGTCGATGACGGCCCTCGTACTCGCCGAGGCGGCCGTCGAGAAGTTCGGCGGCGACTCCCTGGCCGAGACGGCCCGCAACGCCCGCGCCTACCTGGATACGCTGGAGACCCGGTAG
- a CDS encoding shikimate kinase, which produces MSTPIAVLIGSPGAGKTTVGRALAERLGVDLLDTDTEIEARAGKPIGDIFVEDGEPAFRSLEREITAEALAAWTGVVALGGGAILDSATSAELDRHHVVYLQVDFADAAKRVGLDTPRPLLAGNPRTRLRHLLEERLPLYEGLARATVPTSGYHPEEIVDAIVEGLPEHREPSR; this is translated from the coding sequence ATGAGCACACCGATCGCGGTTCTGATCGGCTCGCCCGGCGCGGGCAAGACCACCGTCGGCCGGGCGCTGGCGGAGCGGTTGGGCGTGGACCTGCTGGACACCGACACGGAGATCGAGGCGCGCGCCGGCAAGCCCATCGGCGACATCTTCGTCGAGGACGGCGAGCCGGCCTTCCGCTCGCTGGAGCGCGAGATCACCGCCGAGGCGCTGGCCGCCTGGACCGGCGTCGTCGCGCTGGGCGGGGGAGCGATTCTCGACTCCGCGACCTCCGCCGAACTCGACCGGCACCACGTGGTCTATCTGCAGGTGGACTTCGCCGACGCCGCCAAGCGGGTCGGCCTGGACACCCCGCGCCCGCTGCTGGCCGGCAACCCCCGCACCCGGCTGCGCCACCTGCTGGAGGAGCGCCTGCCGCTGTACGAGGGACTGGCGCGGGCCACCGTGCCCACGAGCGGCTACCACCCCGAGGAGATCGTGGACGCCATCGTCGAGGGCCTGCCCGAGCACCGGGAGCCGAGCCGATGA